DNA sequence from the Liolophura sinensis isolate JHLJ2023 chromosome 1, CUHK_Ljap_v2, whole genome shotgun sequence genome:
TTGAAACAGAAGTGTCGAAGATAGTTTCGTTTTGTTGCGagacttttacatttttttttattgccctCTCGGCCGTGAAACAAGTTTTTCGTGGCTCGACTGCAGTCGAGCGTAGGTCTCAAAGAGTTAAAATTGCTTTTTATTGAAGGTATTTGTTTACTGCAAATTTGAAAACTGAACTTGGCGGGTTGCCGATTGCCTGTGAAGACCACTCTGATATGTTGTCAAGTCTCACGATCAAGCATGGCTTCACAAAATATTCACTTTTTTCAGGAATAATGCAACATGTGCACCATTTTTCCCCTCCTAAAGCATTGCTTGACAGACTTTTAGCAGTTGAGTACCTTATACTGAATTCCATCCTTTCGTGtgaagtacaacaacaacacacgtACTAAGCTTTCCTGTTATACTTTGTGCCGgcttcaataaaataaacaccagCTGTGGATAGAGTAAGGAATACCTAAAAGGTATCAACAAGATGAAGTTCAAATTTCCCATCTATATTATCAGCGGTTGGCGTGAGGTTGATATCCCTCTCGTGCATACACGGATCAGATATATTCAACGTATTGTCTGGAAAAAAGGAATAAAACCTGTGGCGCCTAGTCTTGTGATTTGGCATCCAGACAGTCTGAGGTCTCAAATGACCCCTGAgcaaattttcttattttttttgcCTGGCTCTCTGCCACGCCCTCTTAATGCCACAAATACACAAGTTACTGCTAAGAAAATGGATTGCCAAAACCACAGAATATCAGGGCACAACTCTTGTGTACAGCAGTGGCTAATGAACAACAAAGTGAAAGATGAACAGCAGTAGATGATTCTGCGAGAACAATTCctgataaaaactgaaaattacagTGTATCTAGCAAAGAACTATCTGTACAGCTTACATGAATTGTAAGCGTTCACAAAGTAAATCTTTTGGGCTTGTTCCTGCAAAGCAGAGTTTTATATTGAATGCTTTATTTAGGACAGTATTTTCACATCTTGATCTGTGAGGTAGCTTAGGTGTGTGCACGTAATGCAAAAAGGGTATTGTGTAAGTGGACCCAGTCACCCTAGACTCTTGGGACACCATGCTTATTCACACACATAGGATCTGCATAAATGCGGCAATCATACATAAACGCGGCAATCATAAGGCTAGCCAGCTACCACTTGAACAGGTGAAATGGAAAACTGGTGTGACTTGGACACTTTGTTTCAAGCACTATTGACACATGAGAGATAGGAGAAAAGAAATCTGTGCACCCCTCCTGTAATAAAAATGACCTCAGAAAGGGCTGTTAGAACACACTCTTCCATATCTCTGGCTAACCCCTTGACAAGAGTGACAGTCCGAATTTATATGAAGACTAGAAAAGATTGGCTACGTATCAGTGGCAGTAAAAACACGGAAACTACATGTGCTTTGTGGAGATCCAGGAAACTACATGGCCGTGCTTTTCAGAATTTTTGCAACTACCTTGGCAATGTGACTCATAAAATTTCACTAAAATCACCCGAGGGGTTTTCCAGCAACAAGGTTATAAAATAATGGAGAAATGAAAGTGTGGAAGAAATTATAATAATTGTTATACTTTTCTCCATTTATTAGGCTTGGCCCCCTAATGATAATAATCTAGATGTTAAAATAATATTCTCTGTGGCAAAAGTTTATGTAGGTGCATATCTCGGCACTTCACTCAAAAAGGAAAATGCAACAACAGTGGGTTGAATTTCCAAGAACTATGGCTGATAGGTTGAAGTATTAGTATGTTAAGACTTGATCAGATCAATGtccacagcatacatgtaaattgtgaatgtcCTCAATGTTTACGTCTGACACTGCcttgaagtattttttttttttagtatcaCATCATGTTCAGACAATAATCTCATCTCTGTGCCTGCACCAGGAAATACTGTAGATGCTAAGTAAGGGACAAATATGTGGATGTGTTTCGTCTTGATTATACCATACTTCTCCAGGTTGTGTCATTGTAATAAGATCACCTCATTTAGCACATAGAATAAACTGATATGAAGATCCCTATCCATATTTCAGTGTACTGTCTTGGTATAGCATATGATCTAAGGGTTAATAGCCAAAAAAATTTTGTTgagaataagtgaaataaatttgattttctaGTACTGTAATTGTTATTGTACTGTCATGTGATGTTGCGTTCCCGTCTCCATACAAACCCTTTTCCTTTGCAGATTAAAACTTTTCAGAGTCTGAAAGTCATGGTCATGGAAACTCCTAGTCCTCAGTGCGTTGGCCGCGAATTTGTGAGGCAGTATTACACACTGCTGCACGAGGCCCCACTGCACCTTCACAGGTACTTATTTCTTCTATTCAGTTGAAGAGCTTGACACTTGTCATTGTCCAAGACTGAAAATAGTGTGCTAAGCTTTCCAGGACATAAGCAATTCTTATCCATTCTTTTACCATTCTAAACTGTAAAATTGCAGACTCCTTACTTGGATATTAATTATTAAAGCTTAGCCTTTTTAGCAGTTTTAGCAAATTTtagcagttacatgtagtgaGTTCAGACTGAATTTGACTCCTGTCAATAAGTGATCATGCCTGATCCATCATTCATGTGTGTTCATATGGAGTTGGAGCTACATTTAGCGTAATTAACATTCAAGAAAAGTGTCTTAATCAGCTTCAACTTTAATCCAGATAGAActgattttctttattttgacataaattgtGGACCTAAATTTTCTGTGAATGATTGAAAACTTTAATTTGGTAGGGATACTCATTGTTTTCATAGAGGCCCCTCCAAACAGTAATGTGTGATAACAGTATATTGActgaaaattttaatataaatatttggaATGATTTACACTTGGAGATTTAAATAACATTGCATAATTgtgctgcatgtatataaaaaggAGTAGGAACCTAATACTGTGATGTTGTTGTAACTTCAGATTTTACAGCCATAACTCCAGCTTTGTTCATGGAGGGAGTGGAGAAGCCAGGAGAGGAGCAGCCACCAGTGACGGGACAGGCGGTAAGTTGAAAGTCTTACAGTTGAACATCAACCTGAGTTGCTTTTATACATCAGTGTATCTGTATAATTTCATGAACAGTTGACAGCAACTcatctaaaagaaaaaacacatctACTGCTTGATATTACCAGCAGCTGGTAAGTTGGTATAATACTTGCAGTACAGTTAGTTATCAGAGGAGACAAGGAAAACCGGTGTAAGGACAAAATGCTATGGAAAACCATGATGGATTTGTCCTACCTAAGGGATGGAATGTGTGATTGCTTGCCCtgcagcaagtacatgtacgtgtagtcaTCCATGTTTTAATGTCAGTACTTTTGTCTCTATGCAGAACATTCACAAAAAGATCGTGTCCCTGAATTTTCGGGATTGTCCATGCGAAGATCGTCAGGTGGACAGCCATGCCACTGTGGATAATGCTGTTGTTTGTGCAGGTTTGTTTTGGACCCGTCCGATCCTCATGTGCCATGACTCCTTCAAGAACATAATGTTTATCAGCAATCTTTAGACAGTGAAAAATTACTGCTGAATAAAGTGATCCATGTTAATAGTTCTGGAATGTGTATTATGGACTCCCTAGGTCTCTGTACAGCTACGTGTATATGGTACAATTCTGTGAAAACCTCTGGCTACAGACGACACACATTAAAGTGAATACTGTAATTATTCTGTCTCTTTGTAGCTTAGAATTGTCCCTATTGGGATATAGTTGTAAAGTTTCATAAGTAGATAAAAACAATTATAGCTGCCATAAAGCCACGAATATAGTTGTTTCAGtcattgtaatttattaaatCAAGGTCCTTACGTTTATAATgcagttttattatttaatgtACAAAGATTCATGACTGATTGGTCTTTTAGGCATTGAAGAATTCATCAGCAATGTTTTTGTCTAAAGTAGTCCTATGTTTAGTAGCAAAACATTCTTATTGCTGCTTCAGGTGACGGGAGAGCTGTCTAACAACGGGCAGCCCATGAGGAGGTTCATGCAGAACCTTTGTGCTCGCTCCTCAGTATCCCAAGAAGTACTACGTCCACAATGACATCTTTCGTTACCAGGACGAGGTATTCCATGACACGGACAGCGATGCGGAAACCAGGAGGATGTGGCTGGTATGTGCTGTCAACAAAGTGGTCTCAACTTAGCAATACTGAAATATTTCCGGTCAATAAACCTTCATATTTCTAATTTTGTTCTACAAGATGAGACATTTTGCTTAGTCATGGTGTGGGCAACATAGCGTTGTTCTTGACAAGTTGTTGTTGGTGACACTACACTCTGTGTGACGTCCCTTTGAACAAACATTTCAGCACTGCAAGTCCAAAATGCAGGTGTGCATATTACttgcatacatatatgagaaCCTATATTCAACAACCTCAGTGTTAGTAAAGCTTTGCTTCAGGGGATTGAAAATCTGAATTTGCATGCAAactcagtgatcagttgttggTCGTCATTTTGTCAGCACTTGTACTGTGCTTTGTACCTGAGTATTGATATCTATGATTGTGTTTGCAGGGAGCCTCCCTTCCATGACTGACTCTGACACAGAAACACCGGAGACCCAATACCAGGAGGAGACTCACCCAGAGAGGAACAATGCCTGCTTATTTTGAAAACACCCAGCCACTGAGGGAAGCTTTAGGTATCCACTTGAACGAAAAGCAAGAGAATTTAACTTCAGGGtatttttcttctgtatttTGGTGATGGCAGAATCAGAATTGCAACTTTGGATAAATCTCCAAAACCAGCTTGATTCCTGTACAATTTCTGAATATTTACAAAACTCAATAGTCCTAATTAGTGATCAGTTTATATGCATAGACTGTTTAATCTTGTTtgattttgataacattttgcGCGCATATGTAGTTTGTGGCCCCTAAGGTTAAGCTTTTAGACCATGTGCATGTTTGAAGGTGGATAGAAATTCTGtgcaaaaactgaaatgtttattGTCTTGTCCTATATCCTTAGTAATGGCACGGCTCACCTGGAGGAGGTGACTGATTCGGTGTCCCCAAAAGAGGAGGAAGATGTTGTCATTACGAAGGAGGAGGAGGTGGAGGTGCCTGAGGCAGGAACTGTCTTTTGAAGGAAGGACAGGAAAACCCCAGAACCAGAGCCCGAGCCTGAACCAGTGACCGAGGCAGACAGTGGTGAGAAAAAAAGCTATACTCAGCACCCATTTGCAGAGGAATTGTAATCTTAATGGATTTGTGATGTTTTCTGTTCCTGAAGGAAAGAATTCAGGATGCTGAAGTGGTAAAGGAAAAGGAAGAAGCTAATCTGAATGTAGTTTTTCTGTTCAGATCATTTCAGGAGTGTCCATTCCAATGCATGATacttataaatatttgtatgtcGTTAGGTGCTTAATGCAATAGGTTGGCTAAGTCAAGATGAAGGCATCTAGTTAAATACTAAGGTAAAGTTATGCAAAATGGAATTCCATGGTGTTTCTATGGTtgtgataatgttttatttgtgtttatcaGTGGGTGATTGTACTTTCCAAATCAACAAAGGTGTTTCATTTCATTGGACAGTTTCTCCTGAATCCAAGCCATTCTCATGGGCTGCTATGGCTAGTAAGAACACAGCAGGGGCGCCAGCAGTGCAGAGCACGAGCCCTGGCAGTCATGCCCCTGTGCCAGTGAAAGCCCAGCCTGTAAGGACAGAGGTGAAGCCTGACCAAGGAGGACCCACTCCTCAACCACAGAGAGTACCCAGGTACATGCAAACATTATTATTAGTttgcctgtaaaaagtacagttgtAGCTAATGTCATACTCCAAGTGTCAGTGTCCAGTAACAGTGAGAACACAAGCTAAATATATGCTATCTTAAAAGCTGGTATCTTAATAAGTCATACAAGTACTGAACTCAAGTTTTGCCTGCATGCAGAGTACAGTATCATAAAGGGAATTTGAGGTAGTCGATGCTCCTCTGTGGtgaattaattactgtaaattacaaaattcatgacattGTCTTGTGTCAAAACAGACTCATTGTTagggtaaatgttaggggtggtatttCACTAACTTGGGAAGTCTGCATCATGCAGTTGTAAGTCTACATTGCTGCTGAGATCAGGATTTATCCTCCTGTGGTGCTTGCCTTCACCTGTAATTATGTTCAGTTTGTATGTTCACTCAATTGATAATTGAGGGAAATTACCCTCTACATTAAGCATTTTAGTCAAAtgcacttttgtatttttacatgtactaaacaGTGATCATAACTAGAATCCATTGACAAGTTGTCTTTTGGCTGCTATGATGATGTAATTTGCGCCAGAGTGATGTGTGTAGGGACAGTAGCCTGCTGTCATATCAACCACCTCATCACCTGAAGACTGATTCCTTACTGAGCAGCTTTTAAGTAGGGCACTCGTAGTGAAATTTAATCACCAATGCCAGTGTACAGTGTTTAACATTTGGCTCTACTGatgagttatttcccttggtTTGGGTATTTAAGTTATTTGTGTTACTGACATTAAGGAGATGGTTACctaaaattttctgaatttatgtAGTCTTCGTAGAGTTTCTGTCTATAAGTGTATATTCTTGATTTGTAAATCTAGGCATTTGTGGATGTGATAAACTCTAAACTGTTTGCATCGATtgggaaaaaatattttgattgctCCACTTTTTTGCGTGTGTAAATAAAGGCATGTGGCAGTGGTTAGGCATCTTCTGCGGTTGGAAGATAAGGCAGTGTTGGCTGATCTGATTGGTCAACTTTATTGTCTATTTTGTCAGTCCTGGCTGAGGTGGTGTTTTTCGTCCCTTCAGTACAAGTGGTGATCTTAGAATGTGTTTGTCTGTCCTCATTATGAGCTTGTTTCTTCCTTAACAATTAACAATACTACTTGTAAGCACCACACAGTGCCATAACAAGCATGGGCTTTGCACCTGTAGCTTTGGTCTGCCGGTGTATTGTACTTTGCCGGGTTCGTATGGGtgagtatgtgggaaggtctctctgcaacctgcggatggtcgtggttttccgcCAGGCTGTGTCtggttttccacccaccataatgctggccgctgtcatataagtgaaatatcccgaatacggcgtaaaacaccaatcaagtaaataaataagtcaaggAAAACCTGAAAAGTCATGGATTTAGAGAATTTGAAATCCAGGCCTGGAAAACCAGGAAAActgatatattattttcataGGAAAATcatggaatttggaatttcagACTCCGTAAAGGAAGGGGTATGCTTTGTTCAGGATTTATTCAAGTTTCAAATCCGTATCCAAATGAATGATCAGTTAGACTTGGTTGTGGGTGAGGTGGCCCACAAATTCTCTAGTGGTGTCACCAGATCATTTTGCTGAACAGTCAATGGAAAGGGTAATGGAAATCTATGACAGTGGTCATGAAATAGTCATCCATGGACTTTGACTTGGCCTGTAGGTGTAGGAACCCTGATTTCAGtttccatggtacatgtagcattttggTTACATGCAGACCAATTGGCTGCTATGATGATGTAATTTGCGCCGGAGTGATGTGTGTAGGGACAGTAGCCTGCTGTCATATCAACCACCTCATCACTTGAAGACAAATTTTCTACTGAGCAGCGATGCTTTTATTTTCTAAtccattttagaaaaaaattttggtACCCTTTACAGAGACCATATTACATTGTACCCTAAACATTTAACAAACCCATATTATGTGTGATAATTGTAACTCAAATTCCCTGTGGTCCTTTGTAATGGCTGTACAATGATCTGGAAGTAATTTTTACACTATAATTTGGGGTTTTAAGGCAtaagtttcatatttttttgtagGCCGAGGAATCGAGACCGTGAACGAGGGAGCATCGGTCGCAATGAGTCTGAGGGTGACACGGACAGTCAGAGTGGCAGACGGGGCTCTCGCTATCCTGACAGCCACCAACTATTTGTGGGAAACCTCCCTCataacatttcagaaaaagaattaaaagattattttgaAAGTGAGTGCCATTTGGGAAGCACAACATTATAATTCTACCAGTAAAATATTGTGTGTAGTAAATTCATTTGCCTCTTCTGGTGTGTTGTGGTCCTGATATTTTATGTTCAAAGTCCTGTTGAACAGATGTTTTtagcttcctctcctgctgtatttgaaaaggtcttgcagcaaccggcggatggttgtggcttttcCCCGAGACTGTGCCAGTTTCATCCTACCATAATGCAGatcgcagtcatataagtgaaaatatccttgagtaccgcataaaaaaagtcaaataaatagattttcaTACTCTGCCAGGAGCTCTCTAGTATTGGGTCACCTAAGCCCTTATCAGAGAACAGAGTGATATTCTACAGTTTTGTAGATCTGTTGTAAATGATGGGTTTCCTTTTTTTGCAGAATATGGTCGGGTGGTGGAGCTACGTATAAACACCAAAAGTGGAGGCGGGAAGGTTCCTGTAAGCCAAAATCTTAGACCTCAATGTGCATTGCCCAGTCTGTTCTGCTACAAATGGATAAATGCTCTGTCAATACTGAATCAGTGCCTGTTTGGTGACTTTCTTGTATTACTTTTAAGGCGGCCTCCTTCGGGTTCAGatcaattttattgatatttatgtGACTTCAAGGCACACCTAAAAATGTTTTGGCACAATTTAACTTAATTTACTCCATTCTGAGAAATGGCCCTTTTTTTAGGAAGAACGTGTTAGTGTGGTATTTTCCTAACGGTTTGCACTGACTTACCTatgatatgtgtatattttgttaattgaaagagatattttttctttcagaatttcGGTTTTGTGGTATTCAACAGCCCAGACCCAGTTCAAACAATATTAAGTAGTAAAGTGAGTATGGGTGCTTAATAATTCTTACTGCCTCAGTGAATGTTTGTAAGAAAACAATTCAGATCCAGAACTATTTTAGTCTGGATAGTGTCAAAGTTGGAA
Encoded proteins:
- the LOC135481892 gene encoding LOW QUALITY PROTEIN: ras GTPase-activating protein-binding protein 2-like (The sequence of the model RefSeq protein was modified relative to this genomic sequence to represent the inferred CDS: deleted 2 bases in 2 codons), with the protein product MVMETPSPQCVGREFVRQYYTLLHEAPLHLHRFYSHNSSFVHGGVEKPGEEQPPVTGQANIHKKIVSLNFRDCPCEDRQVDSHATVDNAVVLQVTGELSNNGQPMRRFMQTFVLAPQYPKKYYVHNDIFRYQDEVFHDTDSDAETRRMWLKHRRPNTRRRLTQRGTMPAYFENTQPLREALGIHLNEKQENLTSGNGTAHLEEVTDSVSPKEEEDVVITKEEEVEVPEAGTVFFSPESKPFSWAAMASKNTAGAPAVQSTSPGSHAPVPVKAQPVRTEVKPDQGGPTPQPQRVPRPRNRDRERGSIGRNESEGDTDSQSGRRGSRYPDSHQLFVGNLPHNISEKELKDYFEKYGRVVELRINTKSGGGKVPNFGFVVFNSPDPVQTILSSKPIMYNGEHRLNVEEKKAKGEGGRPGSGRGGPGRGGPIGGGMTRGGFPTGPSGRGGPRPGGGGMGGRENRNNPGGGGGGRGISNSRR